One window of the Pseudomonas sp. S04 genome contains the following:
- the aldA gene encoding aldehyde dehydrogenase, giving the protein MSEITYQNYIDNTFVGSDSLIEVYNPADAALLARVPDASGEQVGRAIAAARKAQRGWAAKPAIERAGYLRQIARKVRDNAERLARIITREQGKVPALALVEVNFTADYLDYMAEWARRLEGEVLTSDRVNEHIFLLRKPLGVVAGILPWNFPFFLIARKMAPALITGNTIVIKPSEETPINCFEFAKLVAETDLPPGVFNVVSGTGAGAGSVLTSHAGIDLISFTGSVGTGSRIMAAAAPNITKLNLELGGKAPAIVLADADLELAVTAITASRVINTGQVCNCAERVYVERKVADQFIDKIAAAMAATRYGDPSVDNDLDMGPLINQAGLDKVAQMVKTAIGHGAQVITGGSVADKGKGFHYQPTVLAGCSADMEIMRKEIFGPVLPIQIVDDLDEAIALANDSEYGLTSSIYTRSLGAALKASREIDFGETYVNRENFEAMQGFHAGTRKSGIGGADGKHGLYEFTHTHVVYMQA; this is encoded by the coding sequence ATGAGCGAGATTACCTACCAGAATTATATCGACAACACCTTCGTCGGCAGCGATAGCCTGATCGAGGTGTACAACCCGGCCGATGCCGCGCTGCTGGCCCGGGTGCCGGACGCCAGCGGTGAGCAGGTCGGGCGGGCCATCGCCGCTGCGCGCAAGGCGCAACGCGGCTGGGCGGCCAAGCCGGCCATCGAGCGTGCCGGCTACCTGCGCCAGATCGCCAGAAAAGTGCGAGACAACGCAGAGCGCCTGGCGCGCATCATCACCCGCGAGCAGGGCAAAGTGCCGGCGCTGGCGCTGGTGGAAGTCAACTTCACCGCTGATTACCTCGACTACATGGCTGAGTGGGCGCGCCGTCTCGAAGGCGAAGTGCTGACCAGCGACCGGGTCAACGAACACATCTTCCTGCTGCGCAAGCCGCTGGGCGTGGTTGCTGGCATCTTGCCGTGGAACTTCCCGTTCTTCCTCATCGCCCGCAAGATGGCGCCAGCGCTGATCACCGGCAACACCATCGTCATCAAGCCGAGCGAAGAAACTCCGATCAACTGCTTCGAGTTCGCCAAACTGGTGGCCGAAACCGATCTGCCGCCGGGTGTATTCAACGTCGTCAGCGGCACCGGTGCGGGTGCCGGCAGTGTGCTGACCAGCCACGCCGGCATCGACCTGATCAGCTTCACCGGCAGTGTAGGCACAGGCTCGCGGATCATGGCCGCTGCCGCGCCGAACATCACCAAGCTGAACCTGGAACTGGGTGGCAAGGCACCGGCCATCGTCCTCGCAGATGCCGACCTAGAGCTGGCCGTGACCGCCATCACCGCGTCGCGGGTGATCAACACCGGACAGGTGTGCAACTGCGCCGAGCGTGTCTACGTCGAGCGCAAGGTCGCTGACCAGTTCATCGACAAGATCGCCGCGGCCATGGCCGCCACGCGTTACGGCGACCCGTCGGTGGACAATGACCTGGACATGGGCCCGCTGATCAACCAGGCCGGCCTGGACAAGGTCGCGCAGATGGTCAAGACCGCCATCGGCCACGGTGCCCAGGTCATCACCGGAGGCAGTGTTGCGGACAAGGGCAAGGGCTTCCACTACCAGCCGACCGTGCTCGCTGGCTGCAGCGCGGACATGGAGATCATGCGCAAGGAAATTTTCGGTCCGGTGCTGCCGATTCAGATTGTCGATGATCTCGATGAGGCCATCGCCCTGGCCAACGACAGCGAGTACGGCCTGACCTCATCGATCTACACCCGCAGCCTGGGTGCGGCGCTCAAGGCCAGTCGCGAGATCGACTTCGGCGAAACCTACGTCAACCGCGAAAACTTCGAGGCCATGCAGGGCTTCCACGCCGGCACGCGCAAATCTGGCATCGGCGGCGCGGATGGCAAGCACGGGTTGTACGAGTTTACTCATACCCATGTGGTGTACATGCAGGCGTGA
- a CDS encoding PQQ-dependent dehydrogenase, methanol/ethanol family encodes MTQIGLTSHVASRLTLAGVPLKPLLTALLLGVLVTPAWAADVPANVDGKRIIAADDEPGNWMSHGRTYDEQRYSPLEKINDGNVGQLGLAWSYKLDLDRGVEATPIVVDGVMYTTGPFSVVYALDARNGKQIWKYDPQSDRSRAGEACCDAVNRGVAVWNGKVYVGVLDGRLEAIDAKTGKKVWSVDTRNDHKRSYTITGAPRVVNGKVIIGNGGAEFGVRGYVTAYDAESGKQAWRFFTVPGDPKLPPEGKGMEIAAKTWYGDAFVEQGGGGTAWDSFAFDPELNLLYIGVGNGSLWDPKWRSQAKGDNLFLSSIVAVNADTGEYVWHYQTTPGDAWDFTATQHMILAELEIKGKQRKVLMQAPKNGFFYVIDRATGELLSAKGIVPQNWTKGMDMKTGRPIVDEENAAYWKNGKRNLVTPAFWGAHDWHPMSYNPKTGLVYIPAHIMSAYYEHIPDAPKRNPFKSMYQLGLKTGMMPEGPDGLLEMAKTWSGKLIAWDPVKQEPAWEVPYVTIFNGGTLSTAGNLVFEGSSDGRVIAYAADTGKKLWEQPAASGVMAAPITYSVDGEQYVTFMAGWGGAFSTFAGALSLRAGVQPFSQVLTYKLGGIAKLQEPAPPADTPEPPPLVADAATVEAGAKLYDGHCSQCHGIHAVSGGVLPDLRKLTTDKHQMFLGIVYGGRVPDGMPSFAEAFDAKEVDQIHQYLIKRAHDLKTEGGAWDKFTAQ; translated from the coding sequence ATGACACAGATTGGCCTGACTTCGCACGTCGCCTCTCGGCTCACCCTCGCAGGCGTGCCGCTGAAACCCCTTTTGACCGCCCTGTTGCTCGGTGTGTTGGTAACCCCTGCCTGGGCTGCCGACGTGCCCGCCAATGTCGATGGCAAGCGCATCATCGCTGCCGACGACGAACCGGGTAACTGGATGAGCCACGGGCGCACTTACGACGAACAACGCTACAGCCCGTTGGAAAAGATCAACGACGGCAACGTCGGCCAGTTGGGCCTGGCCTGGAGCTACAAGCTCGACCTCGACCGCGGCGTGGAGGCCACGCCCATCGTTGTCGACGGCGTGATGTACACCACCGGGCCGTTTTCGGTGGTCTATGCGCTGGATGCACGCAATGGCAAACAGATCTGGAAGTACGACCCGCAGTCGGACCGCTCGCGGGCCGGCGAGGCCTGCTGTGACGCGGTCAACCGCGGCGTCGCGGTGTGGAACGGCAAGGTTTACGTCGGCGTGCTTGACGGCCGCCTGGAAGCCATCGACGCCAAAACCGGCAAGAAGGTCTGGTCGGTCGATACGCGCAACGACCACAAGCGCAGCTACACCATCACCGGCGCACCGCGCGTGGTAAACGGCAAGGTGATTATCGGCAACGGCGGCGCCGAGTTCGGCGTGCGTGGCTACGTCACCGCCTACGACGCTGAGAGCGGCAAGCAGGCCTGGCGCTTCTTCACCGTACCCGGCGACCCCAAGCTGCCGCCAGAAGGCAAGGGCATGGAAATCGCCGCCAAGACCTGGTACGGCGACGCTTTCGTTGAGCAGGGCGGTGGCGGCACCGCCTGGGACTCTTTCGCCTTCGACCCCGAGCTGAACCTGCTCTACATCGGTGTCGGCAACGGTTCGCTGTGGGACCCGAAATGGCGCAGCCAGGCCAAGGGCGACAACCTGTTCCTTTCGTCCATCGTCGCAGTCAACGCCGACACCGGTGAATACGTCTGGCACTACCAGACCACGCCGGGCGATGCCTGGGACTTCACTGCCACCCAGCACATGATCCTCGCCGAACTGGAGATCAAGGGTAAGCAGCGCAAGGTGCTGATGCAGGCGCCGAAAAACGGCTTCTTCTACGTCATCGACCGCGCCACCGGCGAGCTGCTCTCGGCCAAGGGCATCGTCCCGCAGAACTGGACCAAGGGCATGGACATGAAGACCGGCCGGCCCATCGTCGACGAGGAAAACGCCGCTTACTGGAAGAACGGCAAGCGCAACCTGGTGACCCCGGCATTCTGGGGCGCTCACGACTGGCACCCGATGTCGTATAACCCGAAGACTGGCCTGGTTTACATCCCCGCGCACATCATGTCCGCTTACTACGAGCACATCCCGGATGCGCCCAAGCGCAACCCATTCAAGAGCATGTACCAGCTCGGCCTGAAGACCGGGATGATGCCCGAAGGTCCGGACGGCTTGCTGGAAATGGCCAAGACCTGGTCTGGCAAGCTGATTGCCTGGGACCCGGTGAAGCAGGAGCCGGCCTGGGAAGTGCCGTACGTGACCATCTTCAACGGAGGCACCCTGAGCACTGCTGGCAACCTGGTATTCGAGGGCAGTTCCGACGGTCGGGTGATCGCCTACGCGGCCGACACCGGCAAGAAACTCTGGGAGCAGCCGGCCGCCAGCGGTGTGATGGCCGCACCGATAACCTACTCGGTGGACGGTGAGCAATACGTGACCTTCATGGCCGGCTGGGGCGGCGCCTTCTCCACCTTCGCCGGGGCTCTGTCCCTGCGCGCCGGCGTGCAGCCGTTTTCTCAGGTGCTGACCTACAAGCTCGGTGGCATCGCCAAGCTACAGGAACCGGCACCACCGGCGGACACCCCGGAACCGCCACCGCTGGTTGCCGATGCGGCCACTGTGGAAGCCGGCGCCAAGCTATACGACGGCCACTGCTCGCAATGCCACGGCATCCACGCGGTCAGCGGCGGCGTGTTGCCGGATCTGCGCAAGCTCACCACCGACAAGCACCAGATGTTCCTGGGCATCGTGTATGGCGGTCGCGTACCGGACGGCATGCCGTCGTTCGCCGAAGCCTTCGATGCCAAGGAGGTCGACCAGATCCATCAGTACCTGATCAAGCGTGCCCACGACCTTAAGACCGAAGGTGGCGCCTGGGACAAGTTCACCGCGCAGTAA